A single region of the Plasmodium malariae genome assembly, chromosome: 7 genome encodes:
- the PmUG01_07014000 gene encoding tryptophan-rich antigen, with protein MLSNTAATFTVSKIFFSLFFLFPSFLLNNASELSYLSLNESNHYPSNVLEYLKDPKERSHEWKVNRWKNWMNQLEEDWEEFSETLQTDNNEWIEGNEEKWEIWFESIKKKWIHYNKNLENEYKKDILAESLTWDETMWKVWINTEGREHMEKEWKTWIAEKESNMYDWVVKQWSQWKSEKIEEWVNSKWKLKEDEYWKKWEHKVKKWNKMKKMLHSKENNDWMKWKQRVEMEREQWLDWVESKDEIFINQKWKNWKKWKNNKRNIFYKWVDNYINKWIDEKKWVPLVNEVKELTKKKGR; from the exons ATGCTATCAAATACTGCTGCAACTTTCACtgtttcaaaaatatttttctctttattttttttatttccttcttttcttttaaataatgcTTCTGAA TTATCTTACTTATCTCTGAATGAATCTAATCATTATCCAAGTAATGTATTAGAATATCTAAAAGATCCAAAAGAAAGATCACACGAATGGAAAGTGAACAGATGGAAAAATTGGATGAACCAATTGGAGGAAGATTGGGAAGAATTCAGCGAAACTCTACAAACTGATAATAATGAGTGGATCGAAGGAAATGAAGAGAAATGGGAAATATGGTTTGaatcaattaaaaaaaaatggatacattataataaaaatttagaaaacgaatataaaaaagatatattggCGGAATCATTAACGTGGGATGAAACTATGTGGAAAGTATGGATTAATACAGAAGGAAGAGAACATATGGAGAAAGAATGGAAAACATGGATTGCAGAAAAAGAATCCAATATGTATGATTGGGTGGTTAAACAGTGGAGTCAATGGAAAAgcgaaaaaatagaagaatgGGTAAACAGTAAATGGAAACTTAAAGAAGATGAATATTGGAAAAAATGGGAACACAAAGTCAagaaatggaataaaatgaagaaaatgttacattcaaaagaaaataatgattGGATGAAATGGAAACAAAGGGTAGAAATGGAAAGGGAACAATGGCTTGATTGGGTAGAGTCCAAagatgaaatatttataaatcaAAAGTGGAAAAActggaaaaaatggaaaaataataaacgaaatattttttataaatgggTAGACAACTATATTAACAAATGGATAGATGAGAAAAAGTGGGTTCCTTTAGTTAATGAAGTAAAAGAATTGACGAAAAAGAAAGGTAGATGA
- the PmUG01_07014100 gene encoding Plasmodium exported protein, unknown function, with amino-acid sequence MSRKNKINIYIFLRIVFLLTFLIYKLENSNNYTFRNFCNNKGNLGERKYFKNSRLMNETEHIYVHQYTAVKSEESDNNNTLYCKGKNESFLKTLLEEYQQADKEDQCADLSDKGVLLDLMNKILLKEKLLNPSFSNIKSVKFVPYKNSYMDDLEGINRIKDLSEKSKLYRSPCLRMKYKFYRCFRKFFRKIRKILIFLYKVNKHVIKNISKGL; translated from the exons ATGAGCagaaagaacaaaataaatatatatatctttttaaggatagtttttttattaacgtttttaatttacaaGTTGGAAAATTCTAATAAT taCACATTTAGAAATTTCTGTAATAACAAAGGTAATTTAGGGGAAAGAAAGTACTTCAAAAATTCAAGATTAATGAACGAAACAGAGCACATTTACGTACATCAGTATACAGCAGTAAAATCAGAGGAAAGtgacaataataatacattatacTGTAAAGGGAAAAATGAGAGCTTTTTAAAAACACTTCTTGAGGAATATCAACAAGCAGACAAAGAAGACCAATGTGCTGATTTATCAGATAAAGGGGTTTTGTTAGACTTGATGAATAAAATTCTTTTGAAAGAGAAACTATTAAACCCgtctttttcaaatataaagaGTGTAAAATTTGTTccatataaaaattcttatATGGATGATTTAGAAGGAATAAACAGGATTAAAGATTTATCTGAAAAATCAAAGTTATATAGAAGCCCATGTTTGcgtatgaaatataaattttacagatgttttagaaaattttttaggaaaataagaaaaattttaatatttttgtataaagttaataaacatgtcattaaaaatattagcaaaggtttataa